One window from the genome of Actinoplanes teichomyceticus ATCC 31121 encodes:
- a CDS encoding YwqG family protein, with the protein MEITDDVLAEAAPRLRAALTAAALPSLRLTTAGECAGDTAGTRLGGLPLLVAGTAWPCSPSGRAQCFLGQLNSDDVNARFGAARLPAGTVLSFFYDWVEQRWGFDPADAGHWRVLATPVDGAVAVSGTADSFTAHAVTATVVRTVPDLGEPPVEPVRAVSGEATRHHLPRHHGWARGWNPVDAFYRATGAAAGVPVHRVFGWPDVLQGPMELECQLAANGVRHGNPAGPERARVAELRPGAADWVLLWQIDTDDALEWRWADAGRLYYWIRRRDLAAGAFERCWVVLQCP; encoded by the coding sequence GACCACGGCCGGCGAGTGCGCCGGGGACACCGCCGGCACCCGCCTGGGCGGGTTGCCGCTGCTGGTCGCGGGTACGGCGTGGCCGTGCTCGCCGTCCGGCCGGGCGCAGTGCTTCCTCGGCCAGCTGAACAGCGACGACGTCAACGCCCGGTTCGGGGCCGCGCGGCTGCCGGCGGGAACCGTGCTGAGCTTCTTCTACGACTGGGTGGAGCAGCGCTGGGGCTTCGACCCGGCCGACGCGGGGCACTGGCGGGTGCTGGCGACCCCGGTGGACGGGGCGGTCGCGGTCAGCGGGACGGCGGACTCGTTCACCGCGCACGCGGTCACCGCCACCGTGGTGCGCACGGTGCCCGACCTGGGGGAGCCGCCGGTCGAGCCGGTTCGCGCCGTCTCCGGCGAGGCGACCCGGCACCACCTGCCCCGGCACCACGGGTGGGCGCGCGGATGGAACCCGGTCGACGCGTTCTACCGGGCCACCGGCGCGGCCGCCGGGGTGCCCGTGCACCGGGTCTTCGGCTGGCCGGACGTGCTACAGGGGCCGATGGAGCTGGAGTGCCAGCTCGCGGCGAACGGGGTGCGCCACGGCAACCCGGCCGGGCCGGAGCGGGCGCGGGTCGCCGAGCTGCGCCCGGGTGCCGCGGACTGGGTCCTGCTGTGGCAGATCGACACGGACGACGCCCTGGAGTGGCGGTGGGCGGACGCCGGCCGGCTCTACTACTGGATCCGCCGCCGCGACCTGGCGGCCGGCGCGTTCGAGCGGTGCTGGGTGGTGCTCCAGTGCCCGTGA
- the murD gene encoding UDP-N-acetylmuramoyl-L-alanine--D-glutamate ligase encodes MRLADLRDRSVAVWGTGREGRAAVTAIAAHGPARLIAVNDGPGYLDDPWDGTLAPLAGGEHAFAALVSADVVVRSPGVPSTHPFMASLRERGVTITGGSALWMADHAARTVGVTGSKGKSTTSSLISHLLAAVGRPNAYGGNIGVPLLDLPPAELYVLELSSYQCADLTDSPRVAVVTSLFPEHLDAHGGEREYYRDKLNLLRHGPDLIVVNGADERLRDEIRGVTDRNGFPPVPAAAGDSRFRVADGMVFCSDEPLFERAALRLKGGHNERNLCVALAVLDGMGVDVVGGRAELAAAVRSFEGLPHRLTEIDDPSGVTFVDDTLSTSPYSAMHAIEAYQDRPLTVLVGGTDRGLDYAPLRDFLATRELTVIGIPDSGPRILAELAGLPKITAISAEDLADAVRLAREATPPGGVVLLSPAAPSYGRFRNFEHRSEAFAEAIRATAK; translated from the coding sequence GTGCGCCTGGCAGACCTGCGCGACCGCTCGGTGGCGGTCTGGGGAACCGGCCGGGAGGGGCGCGCCGCGGTGACCGCGATCGCCGCGCACGGTCCGGCCCGGCTGATCGCCGTCAACGACGGTCCCGGCTATCTCGATGACCCGTGGGACGGCACGCTCGCCCCGCTGGCCGGCGGCGAGCACGCGTTCGCGGCGCTGGTCAGCGCGGACGTCGTGGTGCGCTCGCCGGGCGTGCCGTCGACCCACCCGTTCATGGCCAGCCTGCGCGAGCGCGGCGTCACCATCACCGGCGGCAGCGCCCTCTGGATGGCCGACCACGCCGCGCGGACCGTCGGCGTCACCGGCAGCAAGGGCAAGAGCACCACGTCCAGCCTGATCAGCCACCTGCTGGCGGCGGTCGGCCGGCCCAACGCGTACGGCGGCAACATCGGCGTCCCGCTGCTCGACCTGCCGCCCGCCGAGCTCTACGTCCTCGAGCTCTCCAGCTACCAGTGCGCCGACCTGACCGACTCGCCGCGGGTGGCCGTGGTCACCTCGCTGTTCCCGGAGCACCTGGACGCGCACGGCGGCGAGCGGGAGTACTACCGCGACAAGCTCAACCTCCTCCGCCACGGACCGGATCTGATCGTGGTCAACGGCGCTGACGAGCGGCTGCGCGACGAGATCCGGGGCGTCACCGACCGCAACGGCTTCCCGCCCGTGCCGGCCGCCGCCGGCGACTCCCGTTTCCGGGTCGCGGACGGCATGGTGTTCTGCAGCGACGAGCCGCTGTTCGAGCGGGCCGCGCTGCGGCTCAAGGGCGGGCACAACGAGCGGAACCTGTGCGTCGCCCTGGCCGTCCTGGACGGCATGGGCGTCGACGTGGTGGGCGGTCGGGCCGAGCTCGCCGCCGCGGTCCGCTCGTTCGAGGGGCTGCCGCACCGCCTGACCGAGATCGACGACCCGTCCGGGGTGACCTTCGTCGACGACACCCTGTCCACGTCGCCGTACTCCGCGATGCACGCCATCGAGGCCTACCAGGACCGCCCGCTCACCGTGCTGGTCGGCGGTACCGACCGCGGCCTCGACTACGCTCCGTTGCGAGACTTCCTCGCCACGCGGGAACTCACCGTGATCGGTATACCGGACAGCGGCCCGCGCATCCTGGCCGAGCTGGCCGGCCTCCCGAAGATCACCGCCATCTCGGCCGAGGACCTCGCCGACGCGGTCCGGCTGGCCCGCGAGGCGACCCCGCCCGGCGGCGTGGTCCTGCTGTCCCCGGCGGCGCCGAGCTACGGCCGCTTCCGCAATTTCGAGCACCGCTCCGAGGCGTTCGCCGAGGCGATCCGCGCGACCGCGAAGTAG
- a CDS encoding MurR/RpiR family transcriptional regulator, whose product MDHPPADGVLVRVRTLLPEFTGALQRVAEQVLADPAAASRATIVELAERSGTSPATVTRFCRALGFDGYADLRLGIAAETGRARSAGWTVDIGREIQPNDPLERVLGQIMAADTRAMHDTASLLDLAEVERAAAAIAAAPRVNIFGASGSALVGEEMQFSLHRIGIPVWAWTDVHNGLASAALSRPGDVALGISHSGETGETIELVAEASSRGATTIALTSFPRSPLAELADIVLLTATQATTFRPDALSARHPQLVVLDLLYVAVAQRTHERSHAAFQRTAQAVHGHKAAKDA is encoded by the coding sequence ATGGACCACCCGCCCGCCGACGGGGTCCTGGTCCGGGTCCGCACGCTGCTCCCGGAGTTCACCGGAGCGCTGCAGCGCGTCGCCGAGCAGGTCCTCGCCGACCCGGCGGCCGCCTCCCGGGCGACCATCGTGGAGCTGGCCGAGCGCAGCGGCACCTCACCGGCCACGGTGACCCGGTTCTGCCGGGCGCTCGGCTTCGACGGCTACGCCGATCTGCGGCTGGGCATCGCCGCCGAGACCGGGCGCGCCCGGTCGGCCGGCTGGACGGTGGACATCGGCCGGGAGATCCAGCCCAACGACCCCCTGGAGCGGGTGCTCGGCCAGATCATGGCCGCCGACACCAGGGCCATGCACGACACCGCCTCGCTGCTGGACCTGGCCGAGGTGGAGCGGGCCGCGGCGGCGATCGCCGCCGCCCCGCGGGTCAACATCTTCGGCGCCAGCGGAAGCGCGCTGGTCGGCGAGGAGATGCAGTTCAGTTTGCACCGCATCGGCATCCCGGTGTGGGCCTGGACCGACGTGCACAACGGTCTGGCCAGCGCCGCGCTGTCGAGGCCCGGCGACGTCGCGCTCGGCATCTCGCACAGCGGCGAGACCGGCGAGACGATCGAGTTGGTCGCCGAGGCGAGCAGCCGGGGCGCCACCACCATCGCGCTCACCAGCTTCCCTCGTTCCCCGCTGGCCGAGCTGGCGGACATCGTCCTGCTCACCGCCACCCAGGCGACCACCTTCCGGCCGGACGCGCTCTCCGCGCGCCACCCGCAACTGGTCGTCCTCGACCTCCTGTACGTCGCCGTCGCGCAGCGGACCCACGAACGCTCGCACGCCGCCTTCCAGCGCACCGCCCAGGCGGTGCACGGCCACAAAGCGGCGAAAGACGCCTGA
- a CDS encoding extracellular solute-binding protein, producing MKRKIAVAAALAATLAGTAACGGNSDDGGTTSANGTVDGKGKTIKVWLMVDAQSGWKDVVDDAGKRFTAATGANVTVEYQQWANVLTKLDASLAGSDVPDVVELGNTQFPKYVANQAFAELDKKSFENSDTWLPGLSGACESDGKTYCVPYYAGSRVLIYRKDLFEKAGITAAPKTYDEFLADADKVQAANKDAKFGAVYMPGRYWYAAMSWVKANGGDIAKKDGDKWTGTLSTPESQAGLQKWVDLVKKYSKADVTKDEADQYLVFSQANAGMFYGNGWEQGSAEEVRKDPNDPNSALVPTKVKGKLAAAPMPGIPSLLGGSNVGVPLKSKNADLAAQWIKYFTDSTSMKGLIKASALPNATALLDTAATENPKLAVGAEAAKNSWAVPNSGKWADVEKANILQNMLSDILTGKKSLADATTAADEQIAKTLNG from the coding sequence GTGAAGCGCAAGATCGCGGTCGCCGCGGCGCTCGCTGCGACGTTGGCCGGCACCGCCGCGTGCGGCGGTAACAGCGACGACGGCGGCACCACCTCGGCCAACGGGACGGTCGACGGCAAGGGCAAGACCATCAAGGTCTGGCTCATGGTCGACGCCCAGAGCGGGTGGAAGGACGTCGTGGACGACGCCGGAAAGCGGTTCACCGCGGCCACCGGCGCCAACGTGACCGTCGAGTACCAGCAGTGGGCGAACGTGCTGACCAAGCTGGACGCCTCGCTGGCCGGCTCGGACGTCCCGGACGTGGTGGAGCTCGGCAACACCCAGTTCCCGAAGTACGTGGCCAACCAGGCGTTCGCCGAGCTGGACAAGAAGAGCTTCGAGAACTCCGACACCTGGCTGCCCGGCCTGTCCGGCGCCTGCGAGTCGGACGGCAAGACCTACTGCGTGCCCTACTACGCGGGCTCGCGTGTCCTGATCTACCGCAAGGACCTGTTCGAGAAGGCCGGCATCACCGCCGCGCCGAAGACCTACGACGAGTTCCTCGCCGACGCCGACAAGGTGCAGGCGGCGAACAAGGACGCCAAGTTCGGCGCCGTCTACATGCCGGGCCGGTACTGGTACGCCGCGATGTCCTGGGTGAAGGCCAACGGCGGCGACATCGCCAAGAAGGACGGCGACAAGTGGACCGGCACGCTGTCCACGCCGGAGTCGCAGGCCGGTCTGCAGAAGTGGGTCGATCTGGTCAAGAAGTACTCCAAGGCGGACGTCACCAAGGACGAGGCCGACCAGTACCTGGTGTTCAGCCAGGCCAACGCCGGCATGTTCTACGGCAACGGCTGGGAGCAGGGTTCCGCCGAGGAGGTCCGCAAGGACCCGAACGACCCGAACTCCGCGCTGGTGCCCACCAAGGTCAAGGGCAAGCTGGCGGCGGCGCCGATGCCGGGCATCCCGTCGCTGCTCGGCGGCTCGAACGTCGGTGTCCCGCTGAAGAGCAAGAACGCCGACCTCGCCGCGCAGTGGATCAAGTACTTCACCGACAGCACCTCGATGAAGGGCCTGATCAAGGCGAGCGCCCTGCCGAACGCCACCGCGCTGCTGGACACGGCGGCCACCGAGAACCCGAAGCTGGCGGTCGGCGCCGAGGCGGCCAAGAACAGCTGGGCCGTGCCGAACTCCGGCAAGTGGGCCGACGTGGAGAAGGCCAACATCCTGCAGAACATGCTGTCGGACATCCTGACCGGCAAGAAGTCCCTCGCGGACGCCACCACCGCGGCTGACGAGCAGATCGCCAAGACCCTCAACGGCTGA
- a CDS encoding carbohydrate ABC transporter permease produces MYAVDSPAARTRSGPSGTGANQPVTRRKRRVRGDDVVLPWLLAGPALLLLAALLAYPVGRMLVLSFQKFELRELWTGATPAWRGIDNYTAVLSDGAFWSVVLRTILFTAVSVILTVLLGLAVALLMRRVNRAVRLLMIVAMMFVWALPALVQAQVFKMMTDSDVGVLNYLIDKLPGVEFQNHSWFFTPTQGWIVITSCVVWAGIPFLAITLNAGLTQVPKELMEAATVDGANAWQSFRNITVPILKPLLVIVTTLSVIWNFGLFTQNWVMRDGKPEPEFQTLATYSYVQAFGQNKYGLGSAIAVITVVLLLAAMAVYIRQMFKIGEVD; encoded by the coding sequence ATGTACGCCGTCGACTCTCCGGCGGCCCGCACGCGCAGCGGGCCGAGCGGAACCGGCGCCAACCAGCCGGTGACCCGGCGCAAGCGGCGCGTCAGGGGCGACGACGTCGTCCTTCCCTGGCTGCTCGCCGGTCCGGCCCTGCTGCTTCTGGCCGCCCTGCTGGCCTACCCGGTCGGGCGCATGCTCGTGCTGTCGTTCCAGAAGTTCGAGCTCAGGGAGCTCTGGACGGGCGCCACGCCGGCGTGGCGCGGGATCGACAACTACACCGCCGTGCTGTCCGACGGCGCCTTCTGGTCGGTGGTGCTGCGTACGATCCTCTTCACCGCGGTGTCGGTGATCCTGACGGTGCTGCTGGGCCTGGCCGTGGCGCTGCTGATGCGCCGGGTCAACCGGGCCGTCCGGCTGCTCATGATCGTCGCGATGATGTTCGTCTGGGCGCTGCCGGCGCTGGTGCAGGCGCAGGTCTTCAAGATGATGACCGACTCCGACGTCGGTGTGCTGAACTACCTGATCGACAAGCTGCCGGGCGTCGAGTTCCAGAACCACTCCTGGTTCTTCACGCCCACCCAGGGCTGGATCGTGATCACCTCCTGTGTGGTGTGGGCCGGTATCCCGTTCCTGGCGATCACCCTCAACGCCGGGCTGACCCAGGTCCCCAAGGAGCTGATGGAGGCCGCGACGGTCGACGGCGCGAACGCCTGGCAGTCGTTCCGCAACATCACCGTGCCGATCCTCAAGCCGCTGCTGGTGATCGTCACGACGCTGTCGGTGATCTGGAACTTCGGGCTGTTCACCCAGAACTGGGTGATGCGGGACGGCAAGCCGGAGCCGGAGTTCCAGACCCTCGCCACGTACTCCTACGTGCAGGCGTTCGGGCAGAACAAGTACGGCCTCGGCTCGGCGATCGCGGTGATCACCGTGGTCCTGCTGCTCGCCGCGATGGCGGTCTACATCCGCCAGATGTTCAAGATCGGAGAAGTGGACTGA
- a CDS encoding carbohydrate ABC transporter permease, which yields MAVISATTPRRRRAGRAAEGTITVGRSPLGTFFANLGGVVFAIVMFFPVYWVLVTSFKPQTEWSSFTPTFLPDQPTLDNFRSAFNAPGFKQSLVNGVLITAIAVVAALLVGFLAALAVARFRFYGRRAIILVVLAVQLVPFVALLIPIFLMLQRAELTGDSIIGVTLVYVVLLLPYTVWTLRGFIAGIPRELDEAAMIDGCTRGQVFWRIILPLTGPGLVATSVYGFIQAWNEFIIINTLNDPEHQNLMAWLMQNQTSRGTYWGPLMAGAIITSIPVVVFFLAVQRNIASGLTAGAVKG from the coding sequence ATGGCCGTCATCTCCGCCACGACGCCGCGCCGCCGCCGGGCCGGCCGGGCCGCGGAAGGCACGATCACCGTCGGGCGCAGCCCGCTCGGCACCTTCTTCGCCAACCTCGGTGGCGTGGTCTTCGCGATCGTGATGTTCTTCCCGGTCTACTGGGTGCTGGTCACGTCGTTCAAGCCGCAGACCGAGTGGTCCAGCTTCACCCCGACGTTCCTGCCGGACCAGCCCACACTGGACAACTTCAGGTCGGCGTTCAACGCGCCGGGCTTCAAGCAGTCGCTGGTCAACGGCGTCCTGATCACCGCCATCGCGGTGGTGGCGGCGCTGCTGGTCGGTTTCCTGGCCGCGCTCGCCGTCGCCCGGTTCCGGTTCTACGGCCGGCGGGCCATCATCCTGGTGGTCCTGGCGGTGCAGTTGGTGCCGTTCGTCGCCCTGCTGATCCCGATCTTCCTGATGCTGCAGAGGGCCGAGCTGACCGGTGACAGCATCATCGGCGTGACCCTGGTGTACGTGGTGCTGCTGCTGCCGTACACGGTATGGACGCTGCGGGGTTTCATCGCCGGCATCCCGCGGGAGCTGGACGAGGCGGCGATGATCGACGGATGCACCCGTGGCCAGGTGTTCTGGCGCATCATCCTGCCGCTGACCGGGCCCGGCCTGGTGGCGACCTCGGTCTACGGGTTCATCCAGGCGTGGAACGAGTTCATCATCATCAACACGCTCAACGACCCGGAGCACCAGAACCTGATGGCCTGGCTGATGCAGAACCAGACCAGCCGGGGCACCTACTGGGGTCCGCTGATGGCGGGCGCGATCATCACCTCCATCCCGGTCGTCGTCTTCTTCCTGGCCGTGCAGCGCAACATCGCCTCCGGGCTCACCGCCGGCGCGGTCAAGGGCTGA
- the ngcE gene encoding N-acetylglucosamine/diacetylchitobiose ABC transporter substrate-binding protein: protein MSEITTSELDRRTLLRRAAAVGLVATPGVSFLSACAGSSGDGGDTKQATGTKSADNPLGIDPKAGVEIVIFDGGLGTKYATDVDTPLFNRKWPDAKITYSATQQVATTIKPRLNAGNAPDMINNSGTDLMDFGAIVKAGQAADLSDLFAAPSLDIPGKTVAETLVPGAVQQGTYDGKPYAVNYSFTVFGLWYNRKLFEKNGWTVPTTWADFTALLDKIKAAGITPFGYAGANAPYYMVRAIMTSAAKIGTEQVLKDIDNLKPGAWTNDAVFKAAQAWGEIGTKYIDKSYLGLKHTEVQLQQNQDKLAFYPCGSWLENEQAASTPPTFEYAMMAYPGVTASDQLPATAINAAAGEIYFAAAKSKNPQGGKEYLRTMLSKEAAVEFTKLTKSLTVVAGAADGLTISPGLTSANEALSKAGKDVFMGYLFDTWYKKLDDASREAANQLMFKGGDAKKFCDTMEAASRAVAKDSSITKFDRS, encoded by the coding sequence ATGTCTGAGATAACGACCTCCGAGCTGGACCGCCGTACCCTGCTGCGCCGTGCCGCCGCGGTCGGCCTGGTGGCCACCCCGGGCGTGAGCTTCCTGAGCGCCTGCGCCGGCAGCTCCGGGGACGGTGGCGACACCAAGCAGGCGACCGGCACCAAGTCGGCGGACAACCCGCTGGGCATCGACCCGAAGGCGGGTGTCGAGATCGTCATCTTCGACGGCGGCCTCGGCACCAAGTACGCCACCGACGTGGACACTCCGCTGTTCAACCGGAAGTGGCCGGACGCGAAGATCACCTACTCCGCGACCCAGCAGGTGGCCACCACGATCAAGCCCCGGCTGAACGCGGGCAACGCGCCCGACATGATCAACAACTCGGGCACGGACCTGATGGACTTCGGCGCCATCGTCAAGGCCGGTCAGGCCGCCGACCTGAGCGACCTGTTCGCCGCCCCGTCGCTGGACATCCCCGGCAAGACGGTCGCCGAGACGCTGGTCCCGGGCGCCGTGCAGCAGGGCACCTACGACGGCAAGCCGTACGCGGTGAACTACTCCTTCACGGTCTTCGGGCTCTGGTACAACAGGAAGCTCTTCGAGAAGAACGGCTGGACCGTCCCGACCACGTGGGCCGACTTCACCGCCCTGCTCGACAAGATCAAGGCGGCCGGCATCACGCCGTTCGGCTACGCGGGCGCCAACGCCCCTTATTACATGGTCCGCGCGATCATGACCAGCGCCGCGAAGATCGGCACCGAGCAGGTGCTCAAGGACATCGACAACCTCAAGCCGGGCGCCTGGACCAACGACGCCGTGTTCAAGGCCGCGCAGGCGTGGGGCGAGATCGGTACCAAGTACATCGACAAGTCGTACCTCGGCCTCAAGCACACCGAGGTCCAGCTCCAGCAGAACCAGGACAAGCTGGCCTTCTACCCGTGCGGCTCGTGGCTGGAGAACGAGCAGGCCGCCAGCACCCCGCCCACCTTCGAGTACGCGATGATGGCGTACCCCGGCGTGACCGCCTCGGACCAGCTCCCGGCGACCGCGATCAACGCCGCGGCCGGCGAGATCTACTTCGCGGCGGCCAAGAGCAAGAACCCGCAGGGCGGCAAGGAGTACCTGCGCACCATGCTCTCCAAGGAGGCGGCGGTGGAGTTCACGAAGCTCACCAAGTCGCTCACGGTGGTCGCGGGCGCCGCCGACGGCCTCACCATCTCGCCCGGCCTCACCAGCGCGAACGAGGCGCTGAGCAAGGCCGGCAAGGACGTGTTCATGGGTTACCTCTTCGACACCTGGTACAAGAAGCTCGACGACGCCTCCCGCGAGGCGGCCAATCAGCTGATGTTCAAGGGCGGGGACGCGAAGAAGTTCTGCGACACCATGGAGGCCGCCTCCCGGGCCGTCGCCAAGGACTCCTCGATCACCAAGTTCGACCGTTCCTGA
- a CDS encoding carbohydrate ABC transporter permease: MRHGKYPFIIGFLVVPLALYLTFVVGAYLQMFQLSLTDWSGYGAFRYVGLDNFAKLWDDSVFWIALRHNLYILIGMPIVTIGFSLFLAFLLNVGGRSGGGGPRGVRGSKVYRIVYFFPQLLALPIVAVIFGRVFGSDRSGMINGLLPDSWSPRLFLADERWALVCIAVVLIWQQVGFYVVLFSAGMGSIGQEIYEAAALDGATKITLFFRITLPLLWDTLQVAWVYLGIAAFDLFALVNIISVNKGGPNNATQVLSYQIFLNAFQNSQAGYASAIGVVLFFLTLTFAALTLRVTRRDAAQA; the protein is encoded by the coding sequence ATGCGGCACGGCAAGTACCCCTTCATCATCGGTTTCCTTGTCGTGCCGCTGGCGCTCTACCTGACCTTCGTGGTCGGTGCCTACCTGCAGATGTTCCAGCTGTCGCTGACCGACTGGTCGGGCTACGGCGCGTTCCGCTACGTCGGGCTCGACAACTTCGCGAAGCTCTGGGACGACTCGGTCTTCTGGATCGCTCTGCGGCACAACCTGTACATCCTGATCGGCATGCCGATCGTGACCATCGGGTTCTCGCTGTTCCTGGCGTTCCTGCTGAACGTCGGCGGCCGGAGCGGCGGCGGCGGCCCGCGGGGCGTCCGGGGCTCCAAGGTGTACCGGATCGTCTACTTCTTCCCGCAGCTGCTCGCCCTGCCCATCGTGGCGGTGATCTTCGGCCGGGTGTTCGGCTCGGACCGCAGCGGCATGATCAACGGGTTGTTGCCGGACTCCTGGTCGCCGAGGCTGTTCCTCGCCGACGAGCGCTGGGCGCTGGTCTGCATCGCGGTCGTGCTGATCTGGCAGCAGGTCGGCTTCTACGTGGTCCTCTTCTCGGCCGGCATGGGCTCGATCGGCCAGGAGATCTACGAGGCCGCGGCGCTGGACGGAGCCACCAAGATCACGCTGTTCTTCCGGATCACCCTGCCGCTGCTCTGGGACACCCTGCAGGTCGCCTGGGTCTACCTGGGCATCGCCGCGTTCGACCTGTTCGCCCTGGTCAACATCATATCGGTGAACAAGGGCGGACCGAACAACGCGACCCAGGTGCTCAGCTACCAGATCTTCCTCAACGCCTTCCAGAACTCGCAGGCGGGTTACGCCTCCGCGATCGGCGTGGTGCTGTTCTTCCTGACCCTGACGTTCGCCGCGCTGACCCTGCGGGTCACCCGCCGCGACGCCGCCCAGGCCTGA